ACCGCAGAAACAGCCATGCTGACCGCAGGGCGTATCCGCAGAAAAGTCTACGATTTAAAAATTCCCCATATGTTTAATGACAGTGTCGCAACCCATGTGACGATCAGTATTGGTATGACGGCACTCACTCATGCTGATCTTAACAGTGCCTTAAAAAGAGCCGATAGCGCACTTTACGAAGCGAAAAAACAGGGGCGTAATATTATTCTGTCCGTGAATGAATAACGCTTTAATGTAAATAAAATAGTACAATAATCATTATTAATATCATACAGTTCAATGAGATACATTAATTTCTATCTATTGGTTTGCGGCTTAATCGTTATTTTCCCAGCGTTGTTTTCCGCTCCATGATACATTGATATTCAACTCTTTCATGCCTTGATCGCTGTTCATCCAGGCATACATTTCTGCATTACTGCGTAAGGATAAACGGCGCAAAGCACTATTTTTTTGTGCGCTGATCGTTTTATTGCTCTTCAGCAGTAATGAAGCGATCTGATTAATGCTCCAGCCTTTTGCCAGAAGTCGTAAAACCTTGCGTTCAGGTAATGTTAACACCCGCTCATTTCCCCGAATATTTTCGATTTTACTAATCTGACTGACGCTTTCCGCTGGCGAAAAGCGGGTACGGATAGCTGTGCCAAGTTTCATCGCCGGTTCATTCACCGAGAGTAATATACTATTCGCACAGGTCAAAAGATCCTTCGCCTGAGTATCACAGGAACCGTCGATCAGATAAATCCAGTGGATATCTTTATACTGCTCCATCAGACAATAACAGGCCTGATAAATGCTATATAATTTCCCGGTTTCACCTGACAAATCAGCAATGACTAATGTCGCCCGACGTAACTGAAGCAGGGTGAGTGCTTCCTGCGAGCAAGAGAAACTAAAATCATAGCCAGGAAGATACTCCTTAACAATTTCTTTTAAACCCAACTGCATAATCTGCGTTTTACTGATAATAATACCGTGCTTGCCGTATCCCGATAACATAAATCCCCCGCTTCCTGTAGAAGATTCTCAATCTGGTATGTATCAATGAGTCACCATAATCCCCAATCAACTCGTCTTCCAGATTATCAAATGAACCACTCAGTTTGCCACTCCATCTTGTACTAAATTATGTTCTGAAGAACAGAACATCGTTCTGACAGAAGATGAGTGTAATATCACTATAATAATTAATATTAACATCAACAATAATAGATTTTAAATTAAATCTCATTAAATTAATTATTAGAAATAGTAAAAAACAGATTGCGCAATATGGCATGCTTATTGATATATAAACCGGCAGTTATACAATAACAGGATATCATTCAGCCAGCTAATAATTAAGAAATTTTTGTCCACTACAGACACTTATTTCCTCGGAAAAAAGAGGAATACAGAGTAAAGTAACGACGGAAAAAATAACAACAAACAGGTTTCTATGCATACCCATCAAGCAGAGCAACACGCCATTACACGATTATGCATTCAATGTGGGATTTTTTTATTACAGCACGGTGCAGAAAGTGCCCTGGTAGAAGAACTCCCTCGTCGGCTGGGATGCGCATTAGGGATGGATCGCGTCGAAAGTGCCATTACCTCAAATGCCATTATCCTGACAACAATCAAAGGTGATGAGTGTCTGACCTCAACGCGTGAGAGCAACGATCGCGGTATTAATATGCATGTTGTCGTCGAAATACAGCATATTGTCATTATGACCGAACATAAACTGCTCGATTATAAAGATGTGCAAAAGCGTTTTGCCCAGATCAAACCGTTACGTTATCCACGCTGGCTGCTGGTTCCTGCGGTTGGCCTCTCTTGTGCCTGCTTCTGTAAACTCAATAATGGCGGCTGGGATGGCGCGTTGGTTACCCTCTGCGCCAGTAGTGTCGCCATGTATGTTCGCCAGATTTTGAGCCATCGTTCAATGCATCCGCAGATCAATTTCTGTATTACGGCATTTGTTGCTACCACGCTTTCCGGTATGATGCTGCGTATACCGGTATTTTCTAGTACATCAACCGTTTCTATGGCGGCCAGTGTCTTGCTATTAGTACCGGGTTTCCCATTAATTAATGCCGTTGCCGATATGTTTAAAGGGCATATTAATACCGGTCTGGCTCGCTGGGCCATTGCCAGTCTGTTGACGCTCGCAACATGTATTGGTGTCGTTATGGCCATGACGATCTGGGGATTACGCGGATGGGCATAATTTCCTTTTTACAGGCATTGTTTCAGGATATGCTGCTATCAGCCATTCCTGCAACTGGCTTTGCTATGGTATTTAACGTCCCGCCGCGTGCGTTACGCTGGTGTGCGCTACTGGGCGCTATCGGTCATGGATCGCGCATGGCGATGATGACAGCCGGATTTAACATTGAGTGGGCGACTTTTCTCGCCTCCTTGCTGGTGGGTTGCATTGGGATCCAGTGGTCTCGCTGGTATCTGGCACACCCGAAGATTTTTACTGTCGCTGCAGTCATCCCGATGTTTCCCGGTATTTCTGCTTATACCGCGATGATCTCAGCGGTTAAAATCAGCCACTTTGGCTACTCAGAAACATTGATGATCATGCTACTCAGTAATTTCCTTAAAGCGACGTCTATCGTTTGTGCACTTTCTATCGGGCTTTCTATTCCAGGGCTCTGGTTGTATCGTAAACGTCCACGGGTATAAGCACCACTCCTTGCGAGTCGCTGGCTATGCTACTATGTGTACGATCCTCCTTATCTATTGTTGCTCAGGGTTAAGATTGTATTATGTCCTCGCAAGTATTAACGACCAATTTCAGCAGTCTGGATGACTTCATTCAGGATCATGCTTCCGTTCTGGCCAAAGCAACCAATGGCACAGTAGCCGTTTTTGCTAACAATAACCCAGTATTTTATGCACTCACGGCGGAACGTCTGGCGCAACTGCTGGCGCTGGAAGAGAAACTGGCTCGTCCTTGTAGCGATATTACGCTCGACAGACAATTTTTTGACGATCCAATCAATGCACCCGCTACGACGCCTGCGGGTAAATTCGCCATGTATGCGGACTGGCAACCTGATGCTGATTTCCAGCACCTGGCTGCCATTTGGGGCATAGCGCTCACTTATCCGGTTACTCCTGCAGAGCGAGCAGCGTTTGTCGCTTACTGGCAGGCAGAAGGCAAAGTTTTTCATCACGTGCAGTGGCAGCAAAAGCTGGCTC
The sequence above is drawn from the Enterobacteriaceae bacterium ESL0689 genome and encodes:
- a CDS encoding LuxR C-terminal-related transcriptional regulator; amino-acid sequence: MLSGYGKHGIIISKTQIMQLGLKEIVKEYLPGYDFSFSCSQEALTLLQLRRATLVIADLSGETGKLYSIYQACYCLMEQYKDIHWIYLIDGSCDTQAKDLLTCANSILLSVNEPAMKLGTAIRTRFSPAESVSQISKIENIRGNERVLTLPERKVLRLLAKGWSINQIASLLLKSNKTISAQKNSALRRLSLRSNAEMYAWMNSDQGMKELNINVSWSGKQRWENND
- a CDS encoding threonine/serine exporter ThrE family protein, with protein sequence MHTHQAEQHAITRLCIQCGIFLLQHGAESALVEELPRRLGCALGMDRVESAITSNAIILTTIKGDECLTSTRESNDRGINMHVVVEIQHIVIMTEHKLLDYKDVQKRFAQIKPLRYPRWLLVPAVGLSCACFCKLNNGGWDGALVTLCASSVAMYVRQILSHRSMHPQINFCITAFVATTLSGMMLRIPVFSSTSTVSMAASVLLLVPGFPLINAVADMFKGHINTGLARWAIASLLTLATCIGVVMAMTIWGLRGWA
- a CDS encoding threonine/serine exporter; its protein translation is MGIISFLQALFQDMLLSAIPATGFAMVFNVPPRALRWCALLGAIGHGSRMAMMTAGFNIEWATFLASLLVGCIGIQWSRWYLAHPKIFTVAAVIPMFPGISAYTAMISAVKISHFGYSETLMIMLLSNFLKATSIVCALSIGLSIPGLWLYRKRPRV
- the dnaT gene encoding primosomal protein DnaT, which codes for MSSQVLTTNFSSLDDFIQDHASVLAKATNGTVAVFANNNPVFYALTAERLAQLLALEEKLARPCSDITLDRQFFDDPINAPATTPAGKFAMYADWQPDADFQHLAAIWGIALTYPVTPAERAAFVAYWQAEGKVFHHVQWQQKLARSVQISRASHGGSQQRDVNSISEPDSQIPQGFRG